The genomic region GTCACCGGGAGTCTCGAAAGACTGTTGAAGCTCAAATGTCATGGGCCTGTTGGGGGTGAATTTTCGTACGCAAAGCTCGAGGAGAAGCGCTCTAACAGGACCGGGACGTTCATTCTTCGTGAGAGTGAGACTAAGTACAATGTTTATTACTTGGACGCCTGTGGGAAGGATTGTAAACCCAAGACTTATAAGATCGAGCAGTTGGCACCCGACGAGTTCATTCTCTCTGATTCTGTGAAGGTTTATCAGTCTCTGCCACAGGTGATATCCTCTCATCATGATCCTGATGGCTCTTTATACCTTGCGGAATGTCTGCCTCCATCTGAATACGATCAGTCACCACTTCTGATTTGTGCTGTGGAGGGAGTGGGTAATGATGTTGCTGCTGATGAGGATGTCATTGCTTCATTGCTGGAGGGAGATCCCAGGTGCATCACACCTCAGCAGCTGCAAATTTACAAGGCACAACCGTTTCCGAAAAGCTGCGACAATGGAGAGGTCAGAAGTTCTCCAACGACTTTGTACAGGGCCATGTGGAGGGTCaagaaggggaaaaaattggaggCTGCGATCAAAGTACTGAAGGAAGAGGAGTCCAGGCTGACCAGGGAGTTTCTCCAGATGGCGTCGAGGTGGGGACAGTTGAGGTCAGGATCACTTGTGAGATTGTATGGATTGACTGTGGCGCCTGCAGTGGGCATGGTGATGGAACTTGTTAAACATGGTCCTCTGGATGCTTATCTGAGGAATACTTCTCCACAGACTGTCAAAACTGTTGATTTGGTGGAAGCAGCTGCTGGGTTGGCTACTGCTTTGTGGTACCTGGAAGAGAGTGGTGTAGTGCACGGCAACATTCGCTGTCGAAAGCTCCTAGTTCACGCCCATACCGAGAACAGTTTCATAGTGAAACTCGCGGATCCAGGGATGTACAGTTACACCCCAGCGGACGTGCACTGGCTGCCCCCCGAGTGCTACCTCAATCCCGATTCAGCTCGACGAAGTTCTCGTGCAGACGTGTGGGCCCTGGGCACAACGCTCTGGCAAATATTCTCAAGGGGAGCAATCCTCCCTACCCACAGGGATATTgaatcagtaaaaaaattttacgcaAGTGGAAAACGCTTGCCAATACCCATCGGTTGTCCCACGGACGTATACAAGCTGATGACCGAGTGTTGGGGAGAGCCTGAGGGTCTTCCAAAAAGGCCTCAAGCTATCATGAGAGACATAAATGGAATTCTCTACCAAGTGTACAACTCCAGGAGGACTCACTCCTACGCTACAGCTTTTCCAAAGCTTTTCAATGCCAATTCTAAAACCGACGATGACGATGAGGATTCAGAGGCTGTGGAGAACTCATCCTCTGATTGCGAATCAAGAGCTAGTAGTATTTTTACAGACAGAACGAGCCTTCCTTGGGACGATCAAGATAGTGGACGACTGATTAGACTTTCAGAGACTGACCACGAGGCAGAGGAGGAACTCTCAGCTTACCTGGGCTGGCTGGCGGAGAATGGTGGTGCTGGGGCCCCTCATGACGTTACGTCAACAGGGTCAACCCACAACGGAGGGCCCTTGGGACAGATGCAAGGCATCTTCGAGCTCGATGCTGATTGTAATGTTATCCTTCAGGGGAGAATAGGCCAGGggtttgtaatatttttatttatagtaTAAATATTTCGTCTTGACCTCTGCTTCATTCTTACGGACATTCTTTacgtataattatttttttcagtcacGACAAAAGTTCACAAGCGACACTAACTCAAGCCCAAGTGCTAAATTGTGTGAATCATCTGTATACCTCAAGatcaactgatgcaacatgttACAATGACTTGAAATTGATTACAGATTCTATGGAGAAGTCTACAGGGGAACCTTGGAGAGGGATAATGGAAAAGACACCGAGCCTCAACAGGTGGCCGTGAAGAAACTTAAAACCCGAGCTCTTGAGGCTGACCTGAGGGACTTTGAAAGAGAAATTGAGATTATGAAGACTCTGAAGCACCAGAACGTTGTTGAGATTTTAGGGGTTATCTCAGAGCCTGAAGTCTGTCTGGTGATGGAGTTCGTTAAGCATGGGTCACTCCAGAGTTATCTCGCTATTCACAGGGAGACTCTGACACACAAGAGATTGCTGGGATTTGCTTTGGATATTGCCACAGGAATGGAATATCTGGGGA from Diachasmimorpha longicaudata isolate KC_UGA_2023 chromosome 1, iyDiaLong2, whole genome shotgun sequence harbors:
- the LOC135169099 gene encoding tyrosine-protein kinase hopscotch, giving the protein MVLERNMEEDKVATVVLVNETKVLNVTFSSGWTAEDLCIKVCKMIEIGPVARHLFALRNRSTRLWYPPSYKLDSKDKVKFEFRLRFKPSTLQRLKQIDPKAYDYYFQQARCDVLENKVPDIVYERHKRELIGLGVSDMYRVMLEKDVPREIVESEYKKYIPKECIKRHSFFIKKPIHQALSKISGPDASYVKEQYLNQFQIMAPNYPYEEYKALMDKGIPNPPCRVTLRVNSVEVTYCESENAQWTSLCAIEDLCFISIRQDSTVEISRKNGIPSYLKFATNALLTSFVSALDGYYRLAVKWTFNLCRDVVTGSLERLLKLKCHGPVGGEFSYAKLEEKRSNRTGTFILRESETKYNVYYLDACGKDCKPKTYKIEQLAPDEFILSDSVKVYQSLPQVISSHHDPDGSLYLAECLPPSEYDQSPLLICAVEGVGNDVAADEDVIASLLEGDPRCITPQQLQIYKAQPFPKSCDNGEVRSSPTTLYRAMWRVKKGKKLEAAIKVLKEEESRLTREFLQMASRWGQLRSGSLVRLYGLTVAPAVGMVMELVKHGPLDAYLRNTSPQTVKTVDLVEAAAGLATALWYLEESGVVHGNIRCRKLLVHAHTENSFIVKLADPGMYSYTPADVHWLPPECYLNPDSARRSSRADVWALGTTLWQIFSRGAILPTHRDIESVKKFYASGKRLPIPIGCPTDVYKLMTECWGEPEGLPKRPQAIMRDINGILYQVYNSRRTHSYATAFPKLFNANSKTDDDDEDSEAVENSSSDCESRASSIFTDRTSLPWDDQDSGRLIRLSETDHEAEEELSAYLGWLAENGGAGAPHDVTSTGSTHNGGPLGQMQGIFELDADCNVILQGRIGQGFYGEVYRGTLERDNGKDTEPQQVAVKKLKTRALEADLRDFEREIEIMKTLKHQNVVEILGVISEPEVCLVMEFVKHGSLQSYLAIHRETLTHKRLLGFALDIATGMEYLGRKSIVHRDLAARNILVADENRVKISDFGLAQVTGKNDYYILQTNRDLPIKWYAPESLRDGKFSPRSDVWSFGVTMYETFGLGEDPKLPGVGGTGENEEEGSAELLEAIERGTRLPCPPNCPQTVYVKLMYPCWHLHSHQRPDFAMLCNDIRDLMGQY